From Streptomyces sp. NBC_00102:
TGAAGCCCTGTTCGCGCGCGACGGAGACCAGGCTGTCCACCTGGCCGGTGATCATGACCGGTCCGGTCCGCCCCGCGCGCACGAAGTGATCGGCAGCCAGCCTGGCTCCGCCCTTGTTGTCGGCATCCACGTACCACCGCGGCTCGCCCGTCAGGGGGAGGCCGCCGAAGACGACGGGCATTCCGGCCTCCTCGGCCAGTCGTCCCAGTGGGTCGTCGCCGCGCAGTGCCATCAGCATGATGCCGTCGGCACGGCGCGAGCGGACCGTCTGCCGCAGTCGAGCGCGGCCGCGCGGCGTGTTGGCCAGAACCAGGATCAGTTCGAGATCGGTCTCGTCCAGGGCCGCGCTCACCCCGACGACGACCTCGGCGAAGAACGGGTCGGCGAACAGGCCGGACTCGTCGCTCGAAGCGGCCAGCACCACCGCGCCGACCCTGTTGCCCGCCAACGCCCGCGCGGTCGGGTTGGGCACGTATCCCAGTTCGCGTACGGCCCGTTCGACGGCCTCCCGCTTGGCCTGGCTGACGTGCGGAACCTTGTTGACCGCCCGGGAAGCCACGGTGCGCGACACGCCCGCTCGCGCGGCCACCTCGTCGAGGGTCGGCATGCGCCTGGGCGTCGGCTGCATCGGAACGGTCGCTCCTACGAATTCGCGGCGGTGATGAACACGGTGATGATCCCACGGGCCCGGTCGGCCGACCCCGGGTCCCGACACACGGTGGACGCCCGTAGCCCGAACGTCGAATGCGGACAGGGCTGTTGCTGTCGGACAACGCGCGTCCCGTCCGCCGCACGCCCGACCAGGTCCGGGTACCCGATGGCGGCCGTCCCTGCGCGCTGTCGTCCGAGGTTCGTCTTCGGGCGGTGGGGCTTTCCGTGCATGCTGACCGTACTCCCTTCGTCGCGGTGCCGGAGCGGTACGGACATAAAACTGGTAGCGCTTCCAGTTTTGTGCACCCGGCTCTGCCAGCTGGGGAGTTGGGAAGTTGTGCGAGTTCTCTTGACTGGCCGCATCGTGGCCCAGACGATACTGGCCGTACCCCAAAGGCGCCGGATGCTCCTATGGGAGCGCTTCCAGTGGGAGCGCTCCCAGGGTGGATGGTCCGTGGGGTCGTGCATCCCGCCCGGGCCGCGGTTCGCCCGGGCGTCGTACCACCGCACTTCCACCGAGCCGCACGCTCAGGACGAGAGCCGTGCGGTGTATCCCCGTCAGGAACCGAGGTACTTCCATGCGTCTCTTCTCCCGAGCGATGACGGCAGCGCTCGTTGCCCTGCCGTTGGCCCTCGTGGTCTCTACGCCCGCGCAGGCTGCTGACCCGACCACGCTGACGAGCGGCTTCTACGTAGACCCCAACTCCAGTCCGGCCCTGTGGGCCGCGGCCAACCCCGGTGACGGGCGAGCGCCCGCAATCCGCGACAGCGTCGCAGCGAAGCCGATGGCCCGCTGGTTCGGCAACTGGAGCGGCACCATAGGGACGGCTACCGGCGCCTACGTCGGCGCGGCCGACGCCGCGGACAAGCTGCCCGTCCTCGTGGCCTACAACATCCCCAACCGCGACATATGCGGAGGGCAGTCCGGCGGCGGGGCAGGCTCCGTCGCCGCCTACAACACGTGGATAGCCGCATTCGCGGACGGAATCGGCTCCAGGCCCGCCGTCGTCATCCTCGAACCGGACGCGCTCGGGGACACCAGTTGCATGACGGCCGCCCAGATCGCCGAACGCAACTCCCTGCTCAACAATGCGATCACCCAATTCAACCAGAAGGCCCCCAACACCTGGGTCTACCTCGACGCCGGCAACCCGGGCTGGCGCAGCGCCACATCGATGGCCGCGAGCCTGAACGCAGCAGGTCTCAGCCGCACCCGAGGCTTCTCGCTGAACGTCTCCAACCACTACACCACCGCGGAGAACATCACTTACGCCAACGCGGTCAACGCCGCACTGAGTTCGTCCAACGGGTACAGCAAGCCGTTCGTCGTGGACACCAGCCGCAACGGCAACGGCTCCACCAACGGTGAATGGTGCAACTCGGCGGGCCGCAGGATCGGAACGCCCACCCAGAAGGGCGGAGGTGCGGAGATGCTCCTGTGGATCAAGACCCCCGGTGAGTCCGACGGCAACTGCGGCGTCGGAGCCGGGTCCGTGGCGGGCCAGTTCCTCCCCGAGGTCGCCTACAAGATGATCTACGGCTACTGATCTCCCGGTCTCCGGGTGGCCCGCCGTCCGGGCCCCCGGAGACCGGCCCAGCCGCAACCGCCGCCACCGGCGGCGGGCGAACGTTCCGCAGCCGTCAGATCTCGGACCAGGAGTCACCATGCGTTCCCTTACGTTCCGGCGCCGCACAGCCGTCGTCACCGCGGCGCTCACCGCCTTCGCGGCGTTCGCCGCCACGGCTGCCCAGGCCGCACCCGCTCCCGCGCGGGGCACAGTCACCCCGGCCACGAAGTTCTACGTGGACCCGAACAGCAAGGCGGCCCGGCAGGCCATCGAGGACCTGAGGGGAGGAAAGATCGAAGACGGCCTGAACATGGTGAAGTTGGCGAGTTACCCGCAGGCCGCGTGGTTCACGGGGGGCACGCCCACCGAAGCCCGCACCGGCGTACGCAAGCTCGTCCGTGCCGCCGCGGTCACCCGCCGGGTACCGGTCCTGGTGGCGTACGACATCCCCGGCCGGGACTGCAGCCTCTACTCCAGCGGCGGGGCCGACTCCTCCGCCGCCTACCGCCGGTGGATCGACGCGTTCGCCCAGGGCATCGGCAGCGACCAGGCCGTGGTCATTCTGGAACCCGACAGCCTGGCCGCCCTTCCCAAGGACTGCGCCGGGGACATCGACCCGACCGGAGAGCTCACCACCCGCCGCACGGAAGACCTCGACTACGCGGTCCGCGCTCTGAAGAGCGGCGCGAACACCACGGTCTATCTGGACGCGGGCAACAGCCAGTGGCGATCCGTCGGAGACATCACACAGCGGCTCCTGGACGCCGGCGTCGAAGAGAGCGACGGCTTCGTCCTGAACATATCCAACTACCAGCCCACGGATCAGACGTCGCGCTACGGGACCTGGATATCCAAGTGCCTGTGGTTCGCCACCGAGGGGCCGGAATGGTCACGTGGCCACGCCGACTGGTGCGCCGGCCAGTTCTACTCCCCGGCCGCTCCCAACGACGGAACCCCGGGCAACGCCGTCTCCTCCACCGACCCCTCCACCTGGCACTGGACCGACACCTGGTACGACCAGAACGTGGGCAGTCCCGCCGACGAGGATCTGGCGCACTTCACGATCGACACCAGCCGCAACGGAAAGGGGCCGTGGACCCCGCAGCCGGGTAAGTACAGTGGCGACCCGGAGACGTGGTGCAATCCGCCCGGACGTGGCATGGGCCCTCGCCCGACCGTCGACACCGGTGTCCCGCTCGTGGACGCCTACCTCTACGTGAAGACCATCGGTGAATCCGACGGCAGCTGCACCCGCAACACCGGCGGCACGATCGACCCCGAGTACGGCGTCGTCGACCCTGCCGCCGGAGTCTGGTGGCCCGGACAAGCACATGAACTCGCGCGCAACGCGGAACCACGCCTGACGCTCAACCACTGACCCGGACTCCGACGAGTACGCCGCGGCTCCCGGACGCGGCCCGTACGACGGGGCGAGGGAGAACATGAAGAATGCCGGCACCGTCGGGATCACCGGGGCGGCCGTGGTCGGCAGGGACGGCGCGGCCGGGGCCAGGACGGGCCCGGCCGCGCCGGGCAGCGCACGGGCCAAGGGGGGTACCGGACCACGACACCCTTCCCCCGTGCTCTCACGACGAGGCGCGGGGACTGCCGGGACTTCCCCGTGCTCTCACGACGCGGCGCGGGGACTGCCGGGACGGGCTGCCCACGGTCCGTCCTCCTCGAGCCGGCGGGAGATCGCGCGGGCCGTGGCCCGTACGGCAGGGCCGTAGCCCGCCTCCGCGAGGCCGGTGCTGGGCGCTACGACCGACAGCGCCGCGACCACTTCGCCGCCGCTTCGCACCGGAGCGGCCACGGTGTCCACCGGCCAGGGGAGGCTCTGCCGTCCGGACGCGTGGTCACCGCGCCGCACTTCGGCGAGGGCCCGACGCAGGTCGGCCGGGGTGCGGATGTCGTCGTGGCCCTGTCTGAGGCGGCCCTCTCCGGGCTCGTAGGTGGTGATGGCGTGGTCCTGGACGTCCTTCGGCGCGAAGGCGAGCAGCACCAGCCCGACGCCGGTGGTGGTGAGGGGGAGACGCCCTCCCACCCGGTAGTGCACGGGGCCGGCGTCCAGCGCCGAGAGCCTCTCGACGAGCACCGCCTCGCCCTGCTCGTACACGGCGAGCAGCACGTGCTGTCGCGTGACGTGGAAGAGGTCCTCCATGAACGGCATGGCCACGGAGCGCAGGCCGTGGCCGCGCGGCGCCAGGGAAGCGGTCTCCAGCAGGCGAAGCCCCACGACGTAGCGGCCGTCGTCCAGATGCTCCAGCGCGCCCGCGTGGACCAGTGACCGGGCGAGCCGCAGAGCACTGCTGCGGGGGATCTTGCTCCGCCGCGCGAGCCCGGCGAGCGTCTGCGCACGATGATCGGCGTCGAAGGTGCCGAGCAGGGCGAACGCCCGGTCGATGACGGGTTGCCCCTCGGCGGGCTTCCCGCCCCGACGGGGCCGAGTGCCGTCACCCGAACCCGGTGTTCCATTCATCGGCATCACCCGTGCCATCCTACGACGCCGTTCCTACGCTGACCAAGGTAAGGATCCGCATCCGAGGGAGCTCCGCATGACCCCCACAGGCCTCATCGACGTCCACGCGCACTTCGTCACCGACAGCTACGTCGCAGCGGCCCGGGCCGCGGGGATCGAGCATCCCGACGGCATGCCCGGCTGGCCTTCGTGGAGCGTCGAACAGCATCTCGACCTGATGGATCGGTCGGGAATCGAGAAGTCCTACCTGTCGGTCTCCTCTCCGGGAGTGCACTTCGGGGACGACGTCGCGGCGCGTGCCCTCGCGCGCGAAGTCAACGAGTTCTGCGCCGGGGTCCGCAGCGGGCGTCCGCGGCGATTCGGCCATTTCGCCTCCCTGCCGCTGCCCGACGTCGGGGGCGCGCTCGCGGAAGCCGCCCACGCCCTCGACGTACTCGGAGCGGACGGGGTGGCCGTGGAGACCAACCACCACGGCGTCTACCTCGGCGACCCGCGGTTCGAGCCGCTGTGGGAGGAACTCGGCCGTCGGGGCGCCCTCGTCTTCGTCCACCCCACGTCCCCGCCCCGCGCCGACGAACTGTCCCTGGGCCGGCCGCGGCCGATGCTGGAGTTCCTCTTCGACACCGCCCGTACGGCGAGCGACCTGCTCCTGCGCGGAGTGTTCACCCGCCACCCCCGGATCCGCTGGGTGCTGACCCACGGCGGAGGCGCGCTGCCGCTGCTCGCCGACCGCATCGACCTGTTCAGCTCCGTGTTCGGTGACGGCACCCAGGAATCGCCGGAAGCGCCCAGCGCGGTGGAGCAGCTCGGCCGCCTCTGGTACGACATGGCCGGGACACCCTTCCCGCGCCAGATCCCGGCCCTCGACGCCGCGTTCGGCACCGAGCGCCTTCTCTACGGCAGTGACTACTGCTGGACCCCCGCGGCGGGGGCGCTCGCCCAGGTCGCCTCCGTCGACTCGGCGGAGCGGCCTTCCGCCACCGACACCTGGCGGGACCTCACCACGCGCAACGCGCGGCGCCTGTTCGACGTGTGACGTCGGCCCAAGGACGCTTCGCGCTCACCACACCCCGTCGCGGACCGCCGCTCCCTCGGTGCTCTCGCGCAGGACGAGGCGGTGTGCCACCACGCGGTCCTGCGGGTCCGCCGATCCGGGGCGGCCCGCCTCGTCCGGCCCGGCCCCCGGACGCGTCGCCTCGTCGATGCGGCGCAGCAGCAGGTCCACCGCGACCCGGGCCACCGCCTCCTTGTCCGGGGCGACCGTGCTCAGGGACGGCACGCTGAACCGGCCGCCCTCCACGTCGTCGAAGCCGATGACGGCCACGTCCTCGGGCACCCGGGCACCGAAGGAGTGCAGGGCCCGCAACGCGCCCAGAGCGAGCTGGTCGTTGAGGCACAGCAATGCGTCCGGCCGGACCCCGTCGGCCAGTACCCGGTGCACCGCGGCGGCGCCGTGGCTCATGTGGAACGCGTCCACCGGCAGCAGGGAGGCGGGGTCGTGGGCGATGCCCGCCTCGGCGAGCGCGGCGAGGAAGCCCCGGGTGCGCGCCTGCGCGGTGCCGACCGCCCCGTCGTTCCGCCCGCCGACCGTGACGATGCGCCGGCGCCCCATGGCGAGCAGGTGACCGGTGGCCTCCCGGGCCGCGCGTTCGTTGTCGATGGCCACGTGGTCGGCCCCGTCGGTCAGCAGCTCGCCCAGCAGGACGGTCGGCGGCGGCCCGGCGTGGGCGCTCAGGTCTTCCGGAGCCAGGGCCAGCGGGCTGAGGATGACTCCGTCCACGAAGGTGGAGCCGAAGCCGGCCAGCGCGGCCCGCTCCCGCTCACGGTCGCCGCCGGACTGGTGGATCAGCACGGTCAGGGAGCGCCCCTCGGCCTCCCGGACGACGTGCTGGGCCAGTTCGGCGAAGTACGGGACGTCGAGTTCCGGTACGACCAGGGCGATGATTCCCGTCCGCCCGCTGCGCAGATGCCGCCCGGCGAGATTGATGCGGTAACCGAGGTGGTCGATCGCCTCCTGCACCACCCGCCGGGTCCGCTCGGACACGTGGACGTAGTCGTTGAGCACGTTGGACACCGTCTTCTCCGACACCCCCGCGTGCCGTGCGACGTCCTTGATCCTCGGCCGTGCCACCCGCAACCTCCCAGCCCTAGGTACGCCCCGAGTCTATGGGGGCCTTCCGGGCAGTCCGGGGGCGGCTCCGTGATGCCGGTCGGGGGACGCGTTCGATGCACAAGCGATGACGCAACTCTTTACAGCCAATGTACATCGATGTAAAAACAGGGCACC
This genomic window contains:
- a CDS encoding LacI family DNA-binding transcriptional regulator, with translation MQPTPRRMPTLDEVAARAGVSRTVASRAVNKVPHVSQAKREAVERAVRELGYVPNPTARALAGNRVGAVVLAASSDESGLFADPFFAEVVVGVSAALDETDLELILVLANTPRGRARLRQTVRSRRADGIMLMALRGDDPLGRLAEEAGMPVVFGGLPLTGEPRWYVDADNKGGARLAADHFVRAGRTGPVMITGQVDSLVSVAREQGFTEGLTLGGVPLLGVSSGGFRVEGGADAMERLLDAHPRLDAVFAASDGMAIGALEVLRGRGRRVPEDVWVIGFDDLAGARHTNPPLTTVRQPVRALGHEMARMLVNAIDGQDPNPLVLPTRLTVRESAPEVTAPEVTSPR
- a CDS encoding glycoside hydrolase family 6 protein, yielding MRLFSRAMTAALVALPLALVVSTPAQAADPTTLTSGFYVDPNSSPALWAAANPGDGRAPAIRDSVAAKPMARWFGNWSGTIGTATGAYVGAADAADKLPVLVAYNIPNRDICGGQSGGGAGSVAAYNTWIAAFADGIGSRPAVVILEPDALGDTSCMTAAQIAERNSLLNNAITQFNQKAPNTWVYLDAGNPGWRSATSMAASLNAAGLSRTRGFSLNVSNHYTTAENITYANAVNAALSSSNGYSKPFVVDTSRNGNGSTNGEWCNSAGRRIGTPTQKGGGAEMLLWIKTPGESDGNCGVGAGSVAGQFLPEVAYKMIYGY
- a CDS encoding glycoside hydrolase family 6 protein, producing the protein MRSLTFRRRTAVVTAALTAFAAFAATAAQAAPAPARGTVTPATKFYVDPNSKAARQAIEDLRGGKIEDGLNMVKLASYPQAAWFTGGTPTEARTGVRKLVRAAAVTRRVPVLVAYDIPGRDCSLYSSGGADSSAAYRRWIDAFAQGIGSDQAVVILEPDSLAALPKDCAGDIDPTGELTTRRTEDLDYAVRALKSGANTTVYLDAGNSQWRSVGDITQRLLDAGVEESDGFVLNISNYQPTDQTSRYGTWISKCLWFATEGPEWSRGHADWCAGQFYSPAAPNDGTPGNAVSSTDPSTWHWTDTWYDQNVGSPADEDLAHFTIDTSRNGKGPWTPQPGKYSGDPETWCNPPGRGMGPRPTVDTGVPLVDAYLYVKTIGESDGSCTRNTGGTIDPEYGVVDPAAGVWWPGQAHELARNAEPRLTLNH
- a CDS encoding IclR family transcriptional regulator, whose amino-acid sequence is MNGTPGSGDGTRPRRGGKPAEGQPVIDRAFALLGTFDADHRAQTLAGLARRSKIPRSSALRLARSLVHAGALEHLDDGRYVVGLRLLETASLAPRGHGLRSVAMPFMEDLFHVTRQHVLLAVYEQGEAVLVERLSALDAGPVHYRVGGRLPLTTTGVGLVLLAFAPKDVQDHAITTYEPGEGRLRQGHDDIRTPADLRRALAEVRRGDHASGRQSLPWPVDTVAAPVRSGGEVVAALSVVAPSTGLAEAGYGPAVRATARAISRRLEEDGPWAARPGSPRAAS
- a CDS encoding amidohydrolase family protein; this encodes MTPTGLIDVHAHFVTDSYVAAARAAGIEHPDGMPGWPSWSVEQHLDLMDRSGIEKSYLSVSSPGVHFGDDVAARALAREVNEFCAGVRSGRPRRFGHFASLPLPDVGGALAEAAHALDVLGADGVAVETNHHGVYLGDPRFEPLWEELGRRGALVFVHPTSPPRADELSLGRPRPMLEFLFDTARTASDLLLRGVFTRHPRIRWVLTHGGGALPLLADRIDLFSSVFGDGTQESPEAPSAVEQLGRLWYDMAGTPFPRQIPALDAAFGTERLLYGSDYCWTPAAGALAQVASVDSAERPSATDTWRDLTTRNARRLFDV
- a CDS encoding LacI family DNA-binding transcriptional regulator, giving the protein MARPRIKDVARHAGVSEKTVSNVLNDYVHVSERTRRVVQEAIDHLGYRINLAGRHLRSGRTGIIALVVPELDVPYFAELAQHVVREAEGRSLTVLIHQSGGDRERERAALAGFGSTFVDGVILSPLALAPEDLSAHAGPPPTVLLGELLTDGADHVAIDNERAAREATGHLLAMGRRRIVTVGGRNDGAVGTAQARTRGFLAALAEAGIAHDPASLLPVDAFHMSHGAAAVHRVLADGVRPDALLCLNDQLALGALRALHSFGARVPEDVAVIGFDDVEGGRFSVPSLSTVAPDKEAVARVAVDLLLRRIDEATRPGAGPDEAGRPGSADPQDRVVAHRLVLRESTEGAAVRDGVW